The following coding sequences lie in one Porphyromonas asaccharolytica DSM 20707 genomic window:
- a CDS encoding TraR/DksA family transcriptional regulator, with protein MEDSSKKRYNPEELEEFRILIEKKIAQAREDLNMLRAENANDISDTTPTYKDLDEGAITQARLENDAQAQRLQDFIEKLEAALLRIQNGTYGICSVTGKLIPKERLRAVPHTTKSIEAKLNRDKHK; from the coding sequence ATGGAAGATAGCAGCAAGAAACGATACAATCCCGAGGAGCTCGAAGAGTTTCGTATACTTATTGAGAAGAAGATCGCTCAGGCTCGTGAGGATCTCAACATGCTCCGTGCTGAAAACGCCAACGACATCAGCGATACGACGCCTACCTACAAGGATCTAGATGAGGGCGCCATCACTCAGGCTCGTCTTGAGAACGATGCGCAGGCACAGCGCCTGCAGGACTTCATCGAGAAGCTCGAGGCAGCTCTCCTACGTATCCAAAACGGTACTTATGGCATCTGCTCCGTCACGGGCAAGCTCATCCCCAAGGAGCGTCTTCGTGCCGTACCTCATACGACCAAGAGCATCGAGGCCAAGCTAAATCGCGATAAGCATAAGTAA
- a CDS encoding lipoprotein signal peptidase, which yields MTRTSQRHWIVAGLILLLIVIDQVVKIWIKTHMYVGQEYHIFDWFRIYFVENRGMAYGVELGSKLLLTAFRIIAMTGLAIWLTRFVRQCRHYSLGFCCIIGLVLAGGIGNLIDSILYGQLFTSSIGQVAQFVPTTAGAVGYAPWFEGHVVDMLYFPLFTTVLPEWFPIGGGSAYTFFSPIFNIADSCITVGVLALLICYPRTTTRALDRLWLYLRGKHRPTSQRAK from the coding sequence ATGACTCGCACTAGCCAGCGCCACTGGATTGTCGCAGGGCTTATTCTCCTGCTCATCGTCATAGATCAGGTTGTCAAGATCTGGATCAAGACACACATGTACGTCGGTCAGGAGTACCACATCTTCGACTGGTTTCGCATCTACTTTGTAGAGAACCGTGGCATGGCATACGGCGTGGAACTAGGCAGCAAGCTCCTCCTGACCGCCTTTCGCATCATAGCCATGACCGGATTGGCTATATGGCTCACACGCTTCGTCAGGCAGTGTCGACACTACTCGCTGGGCTTCTGCTGCATCATCGGACTGGTGCTGGCGGGAGGCATTGGCAACCTCATTGACTCTATCCTCTATGGACAGCTCTTCACCTCCTCCATCGGGCAGGTGGCGCAGTTTGTTCCTACGACAGCTGGAGCTGTGGGGTATGCCCCGTGGTTTGAGGGGCATGTGGTTGACATGCTCTACTTCCCCCTCTTCACAACAGTACTGCCTGAGTGGTTTCCGATAGGTGGTGGGTCGGCGTATACCTTTTTCAGTCCTATCTTCAACATCGCCGATAGCTGCATCACCGTAGGCGTGCTGGCTCTGCTCATTTGCTATCCACGCACCACGACACGAGCTCTCGATCGTCTCTGGCTCTACCTCCGGGGCAAGCATCGTCCTACGAGTCAGCGAGCTAAGTAA
- a CDS encoding DUF4296 domain-containing protein, with product MRAYSVKVSWLKFGLLSLLLLLLGSGCKKRSWQRIPNDKLEKLLTELYTARGVGQTLYLTSDQQDSIYASILKSHGVSQEDLDSTIYYLSASKARLLQKVIAQSSASIQREVEILERTAGFFQIGLEGDGGNFYSPLPDTLSCRVTPLSTYPVRINKEQSSYLWKVALADIPNLPDTIHQIEIQGLVSGTRLPEQSQMPYIALSKQLDATPPPLAMESVSTQLPIGGAFVLTLGTSTPERTAEPKKDPEPTSSTDSLSKALDSIANGLMDSMSDSMSNSLPASRPLKEPVRTPPHFSVGDTISISIYSLPSDYLGAQSLHFRLQELRIIAR from the coding sequence ATGCGTGCTTACAGCGTCAAGGTCTCCTGGCTCAAGTTTGGGCTACTAAGCTTGCTGCTACTCCTACTCGGGAGTGGCTGCAAGAAGCGTTCGTGGCAACGCATACCAAATGATAAGCTCGAGAAGCTACTCACGGAGCTATACACAGCTCGTGGCGTGGGTCAGACGCTCTACCTCACCTCTGACCAGCAAGACTCGATCTACGCTTCCATACTCAAGTCTCACGGCGTATCTCAAGAGGATCTAGACAGCACAATCTACTATCTCTCTGCCTCGAAAGCAAGGCTACTTCAGAAGGTCATTGCTCAGTCCTCTGCCAGCATACAGCGTGAGGTCGAAATACTAGAGCGTACGGCTGGATTCTTTCAGATTGGACTGGAGGGTGACGGGGGTAACTTCTACTCACCACTACCTGACACGCTCTCTTGCCGTGTCACACCACTCTCCACCTATCCTGTCCGCATTAATAAGGAGCAAAGCAGCTATCTCTGGAAGGTGGCTCTCGCTGATATTCCCAACCTCCCAGACACCATACATCAGATAGAGATACAGGGACTCGTCAGTGGTACGCGACTACCTGAGCAAAGTCAAATGCCCTACATAGCACTCTCCAAGCAGCTTGATGCTACGCCTCCACCCTTAGCCATGGAGAGTGTATCGACGCAACTACCCATCGGAGGAGCCTTCGTACTCACCCTAGGGACATCTACCCCAGAGCGAACTGCGGAGCCCAAGAAGGACCCAGAGCCAACAAGCTCAACTGATAGCTTATCAAAGGCCCTAGATAGCATTGCAAATGGTCTGATGGATAGTATGTCAGATAGTATGTCGAATAGCCTCCCCGCGAGTCGACCACTCAAAGAGCCTGTACGCACGCCCCCACACTTCTCTGTAGGGGATACCATCTCGATCTCTATCTACAGCTTACCGTCAGACTACCTGGGTGCGCAGTCGCTACACTTTAGGCTACAGGAGCTACGTATCATCGCTCGCTAG
- the alaS gene encoding alanine--tRNA ligase, with amino-acid sequence MMTAHDIRQAFLDFFEEHGHRIVPSAPMVIKDDPTLMFTNAGMNQFKDIILGNKEPQYRRAADSQKCLRVSGKHNDLEEVGRDTYHHTMFEMLGNWSFGDYFKREAIKYAWTFLTERLQLPKDRLYVTVFGGSPEEGLSRDDEAASYWLQYTTEDRIIDGSRKDNFWEMGDTGPCGPCSEIHIDLRSEEERQAVCGRDLVNKDHPLVIEIWNLVFMQYDRKVDGHLEPLPHKVIDTGMGFERLCMAMQGKKSNYDTDLFTPLIRAIETLSGEQYGQNEQVDIAMRVVADHIRTIAFAIADGQLPSNAKAGYVIRRILRRAVRYAYTFLHADEPMLYTLLPTLNEVMGEAYPEIVAQRELIASVIKEEEESFLRTLAQGLKLLESKIQELPQDAKVLSGADAFVLYDTYGFPLDLTELILSERGMTLDQVAFDKLMQEQKSRARQAAAIDAADWEVLDEETTESTFVGYETLQIETHILRYRKVADKKRSYYQVVLAETPFYAEMGGQIGDKGVLIAQDGTEYPIIDTKRENNLPVHILSTLPANPKQPFIARVGDELRHLTEANHTATHLMHHALRAVLGTHVEQKGSLVSADLLRFDFSHFKKVTPEEIAEVERLVNAEIRADRPRDEQRNVPIAKAKEMGAMALFGEKYGDEVRVIKYGDSVELCGGTHVASTGQIGFFKIISEGSIAAGIRRIEAVTGPKAEEYVHHLEEQLQLFNERLNNVPDPLKALDRLIAEGAEQRKAIEQYTKAQAEQIALQALADQTKRGETTIVTVNKPMSSDVAKDVAGTIRERLQGSYLALIGAAEEGKCTLTVILSPDLVDKGLNASKLIKEVASLIKGGGGGQPHFATAGGRNPEGLQAAIDHIVSLI; translated from the coding sequence ATGATGACAGCACACGATATACGACAAGCCTTTCTCGACTTCTTTGAAGAGCACGGGCACCGCATAGTACCCTCGGCACCGATGGTGATCAAGGACGACCCCACGCTCATGTTTACCAATGCGGGGATGAACCAATTTAAGGATATCATCCTAGGCAACAAAGAGCCTCAGTATCGTCGTGCGGCAGACTCGCAAAAGTGCCTTCGCGTCAGCGGTAAGCACAACGACCTCGAGGAGGTAGGACGCGACACCTACCACCACACAATGTTTGAGATGCTGGGCAACTGGTCCTTTGGCGATTACTTCAAGCGTGAAGCAATCAAGTATGCCTGGACCTTTCTGACGGAGCGTCTCCAGCTACCCAAGGATCGGCTCTACGTGACCGTCTTCGGCGGCAGTCCCGAGGAGGGGCTGAGTCGTGACGACGAGGCTGCGAGCTACTGGCTGCAGTACACCACGGAGGATCGAATCATAGACGGCTCTCGCAAGGACAACTTCTGGGAGATGGGTGACACGGGTCCCTGTGGCCCCTGCTCCGAGATACACATAGACCTGCGTAGCGAGGAGGAGCGTCAGGCGGTCTGCGGACGTGACCTAGTCAATAAGGACCACCCGCTGGTCATCGAGATCTGGAACCTCGTCTTCATGCAGTACGACCGTAAGGTGGACGGCCATCTAGAGCCACTACCTCACAAGGTGATCGATACGGGCATGGGCTTCGAGCGTCTCTGTATGGCTATGCAGGGTAAGAAGTCCAACTACGACACCGACCTCTTCACCCCTCTGATACGTGCTATCGAGACGCTCAGCGGGGAGCAGTATGGTCAGAACGAGCAGGTGGATATAGCGATGCGTGTCGTCGCTGACCATATCCGTACGATCGCTTTTGCCATTGCCGATGGTCAGCTCCCGAGCAATGCCAAGGCGGGCTACGTGATCCGTCGTATCCTACGTCGTGCCGTACGCTACGCCTACACCTTCCTCCATGCCGATGAGCCCATGCTCTACACGCTCCTGCCCACGCTCAATGAGGTGATGGGCGAAGCTTATCCCGAGATCGTGGCTCAGCGCGAACTGATCGCTTCGGTGATCAAAGAGGAGGAGGAAAGCTTCTTACGCACCCTCGCTCAGGGGCTTAAGCTACTAGAAAGCAAAATACAAGAGCTACCCCAGGACGCGAAAGTTCTGTCGGGTGCCGATGCTTTTGTTCTGTACGACACCTACGGCTTCCCTCTAGACCTCACTGAGTTGATCCTGTCAGAGCGTGGCATGACACTGGATCAGGTAGCTTTTGACAAACTGATGCAGGAGCAGAAGAGCCGTGCGCGTCAGGCAGCTGCTATCGATGCTGCCGACTGGGAAGTCCTCGACGAGGAGACGACCGAGAGCACCTTCGTAGGCTACGAGACGCTCCAGATAGAGACACATATCCTGCGCTACCGCAAGGTGGCTGACAAGAAGCGCAGCTACTATCAGGTGGTACTCGCAGAGACCCCCTTCTACGCTGAGATGGGTGGTCAGATTGGTGACAAGGGGGTGCTGATCGCTCAGGACGGCACCGAGTACCCGATCATAGACACCAAGCGGGAGAACAACCTTCCCGTCCATATTCTCTCTACTCTCCCCGCCAATCCTAAGCAGCCCTTCATCGCTCGTGTAGGAGATGAGCTGCGTCATCTCACGGAGGCAAACCATACGGCAACGCACCTGATGCACCACGCTCTGAGAGCAGTACTCGGCACGCATGTAGAGCAAAAGGGTTCGCTCGTGTCGGCAGACTTGCTACGCTTTGACTTCTCACACTTCAAGAAGGTGACACCCGAGGAGATTGCTGAGGTAGAGCGTCTAGTCAATGCAGAGATCCGTGCCGACAGACCTCGTGATGAGCAGCGCAATGTGCCGATCGCCAAGGCTAAGGAGATGGGTGCTATGGCACTCTTTGGCGAGAAGTATGGCGACGAAGTACGTGTCATCAAGTATGGTGACTCAGTCGAGCTATGCGGTGGTACCCACGTGGCTAGCACGGGGCAGATAGGCTTTTTCAAGATCATCAGCGAAGGCTCTATTGCCGCTGGTATCAGACGTATCGAGGCGGTTACGGGTCCCAAGGCAGAGGAGTATGTACACCATCTGGAGGAGCAGTTGCAGCTCTTCAACGAGCGGCTAAATAATGTTCCCGATCCGCTCAAGGCACTAGACCGACTGATTGCCGAGGGTGCCGAGCAGCGCAAGGCTATCGAGCAGTACACCAAGGCTCAGGCTGAGCAAATAGCTCTGCAGGCTCTAGCCGATCAGACGAAGCGTGGCGAGACTACCATCGTCACCGTTAATAAGCCAATGAGTAGCGACGTCGCCAAGGATGTCGCTGGTACGATCCGTGAGCGACTACAGGGCTCTTACCTAGCGCTCATCGGTGCTGCCGAGGAGGGTAAGTGCACTCTCACGGTGATCCTCTCGCCAGACCTTGTCGACAAGGGGCTCAACGCTAGCAAGCTGATCAAGGAGGTCGCCTCGCTCATCAAGGGCGGCGGTGGTGGACAGCCACACTTCGCGACGGCTGGTGGACGCAACCCCGAGGGGCTCCAAGCAGCCATCGACCATATCGTCTCGCTGATCTAG
- a CDS encoding 3-dehydroquinate synthase, protein MPPLAFISTQSRVLVGNLMGDYLRELLRQGKHESYYLLADAKVWHLSQGLIAKSYPELTELPHYLINDPEGAKSLEGIAEMARWLLEQGAHRGATLIALGGGAVSDAVGFLAQIYMRGVSLVLLPTTLLAMADAAVGGKCGINFAGVKNLLGAFASESATLTLCDTVWLESLPEEELRSGCGELIKYGLLVSPDLWHRLLQVLPEQPFSLEQLTPLIREAVRFKLDIVAQDRLDQGLRHQLNLGHTFGHAFEAWSHQHSDKPLLHGEAVALGLVPELYLSHVKLGFPKKVLHQLLTIVQELYRPLAITCRDYDALRELMLHDKKNSDAELISTVALTDIGQVHKLQNKPLDITEALDYYQDTML, encoded by the coding sequence ATGCCACCCCTAGCCTTCATCTCCACCCAGTCGAGGGTTCTCGTGGGCAACCTGATGGGCGACTACCTGCGGGAGTTGCTCCGCCAAGGAAAGCACGAGAGCTACTACCTACTGGCAGATGCTAAGGTGTGGCATCTGAGCCAAGGGCTTATAGCGAAGAGCTATCCCGAGCTAACGGAGCTACCCCACTATCTCATCAACGATCCTGAGGGGGCCAAAAGCCTAGAGGGTATCGCTGAGATGGCACGCTGGCTCCTCGAGCAGGGTGCCCATCGTGGAGCTACACTCATAGCTCTGGGTGGTGGAGCCGTGAGCGACGCCGTCGGCTTCCTCGCACAGATTTATATGCGGGGTGTCTCCCTCGTCCTACTCCCCACGACGCTCCTCGCCATGGCAGACGCGGCTGTGGGCGGTAAGTGCGGCATTAACTTTGCGGGTGTCAAGAACCTGCTGGGAGCTTTTGCCAGTGAATCTGCTACGCTAACGCTCTGCGACACAGTTTGGCTGGAGAGCCTCCCGGAGGAAGAGCTACGCTCAGGCTGTGGCGAGCTGATTAAGTATGGTTTGCTCGTTAGTCCCGACCTGTGGCATCGATTGCTACAGGTACTTCCCGAGCAACCGTTCTCTTTAGAGCAACTCACCCCGCTCATTCGTGAGGCAGTACGGTTCAAGCTCGACATCGTGGCTCAGGATCGTCTAGATCAGGGCCTACGTCACCAGCTCAACCTAGGGCACACCTTCGGACATGCCTTTGAGGCGTGGAGCCATCAGCACAGCGACAAGCCTTTGCTACACGGCGAGGCGGTCGCTCTGGGACTAGTTCCCGAGCTCTACCTATCGCATGTCAAGCTAGGCTTTCCCAAGAAGGTGCTACACCAGTTGCTCACCATAGTGCAGGAGCTATACCGGCCGCTCGCCATCACCTGCCGAGACTACGATGCGCTGAGGGAGCTGATGCTCCACGACAAGAAGAATAGCGACGCAGAGCTCATCTCCACCGTCGCACTCACCGACATAGGTCAAGTTCACAAACTACAAAACAAGCCCCTCGACATCACCGAGGCGCTCGACTACTACCAGGACACGATGCTATAA
- the dgt gene encoding dGTP triphosphohydrolase, translating into MNWDQLISNRRFGAPEPERAGALGGGMEMRTEFDRDYDRLIFSAPFRRLQNKAQIFPLPKNIFVHNRLTHSLEVSCVGRSLGNYIARRLTDNQDTPHRGSIATVVSAACLAHDMGNPPFGHSGERAIRAYFTEGNGRQWYDAVVGEGHPWEDFAYFEGNANGFRLLTHQFEGRRPGGFALTYTTLAAIVKYPWSSARAPESGKFGYFQSERATYLDVANYLGILPVDPASGHYVRHPLVYLVEAADDICYQVMDVEDAYKLRILSYERTVDLLLRYFPADGHDHVLATMQSIGDRNERIAYLRAKAINILVEACAEVFIEHEEEILHGTFAGTLVSQMPERLYEAYRANSAVAQSEIYTARAVIDVELAGHRIFSELIDKLMHSLLHPDDAYSRTLLSLVSSQYNLHEESIYGKLQCTLDYISGMTDPYALDLYRRITGMSLPAI; encoded by the coding sequence ATGAACTGGGATCAGCTGATCTCTAACCGACGCTTTGGCGCTCCAGAGCCTGAGCGAGCTGGCGCACTCGGCGGGGGTATGGAGATGCGTACGGAGTTTGATCGGGACTACGATCGTTTGATCTTCTCGGCACCATTTCGCCGGCTGCAAAACAAAGCGCAGATCTTCCCGCTGCCTAAGAACATATTCGTGCACAACCGCTTGACGCACAGTCTGGAGGTGAGTTGCGTGGGGCGCAGTCTGGGCAACTACATAGCGCGCCGCCTGACGGACAATCAGGATACGCCTCATCGGGGCAGCATCGCCACGGTCGTCTCGGCGGCCTGTCTGGCACACGATATGGGTAATCCACCCTTCGGGCATAGTGGCGAGCGGGCAATACGTGCCTACTTCACCGAGGGCAATGGTCGCCAATGGTATGACGCCGTAGTAGGGGAGGGGCACCCGTGGGAGGACTTCGCCTACTTCGAGGGTAATGCCAACGGCTTTCGCCTGCTGACACATCAGTTTGAGGGACGCCGACCAGGAGGCTTTGCGCTTACCTATACCACGCTGGCAGCTATTGTCAAGTACCCCTGGTCATCGGCTAGGGCGCCTGAGAGCGGGAAGTTTGGCTACTTCCAGTCAGAGCGGGCTACCTATCTCGATGTGGCGAACTATCTGGGCATCCTACCGGTAGACCCCGCCTCGGGTCACTACGTGCGTCACCCGCTGGTCTATCTCGTGGAGGCGGCCGATGATATATGCTATCAGGTGATGGACGTGGAGGACGCGTACAAGCTGCGCATCCTGAGCTACGAGCGTACGGTGGATCTGCTCCTGCGTTACTTCCCCGCAGATGGTCACGACCATGTGCTTGCCACGATGCAGTCTATCGGGGATCGCAATGAGCGGATAGCTTACCTAAGAGCTAAGGCGATCAATATCCTCGTGGAGGCGTGTGCTGAGGTCTTCATAGAGCATGAGGAGGAGATACTGCATGGAACTTTCGCAGGGACGCTGGTCAGCCAGATGCCCGAAAGGCTTTATGAAGCTTACCGAGCCAATAGTGCGGTGGCGCAGAGCGAGATCTACACGGCACGGGCAGTGATCGACGTGGAGCTGGCGGGGCATCGGATCTTCTCAGAGCTGATCGACAAACTGATGCACTCGCTCCTACACCCAGACGATGCTTACAGTCGTACGCTCCTCTCGCTGGTGAGCAGCCAGTACAACCTGCACGAAGAGTCGATCTACGGCAAGCTCCAGTGCACACTCGACTATATCTCTGGCATGACTGACCCCTATGCGTTAGACCTTTACCGACGCATCACCGGCATGAGCCTGCCAGCGATCTAG
- the radA gene encoding DNA repair protein RadA translates to MAKVKTIYKCSACGATYSRWQGQCNECQEWNTIEEQLAQPTTPSGRTTPAQEIQRKLTQIHEGATWDGLHSEEVRPIQQIEGSEESRVDLHDEELNRLLGGGLVPGSFTLLGGEPGIGKSTLIFQTVLRCPELKTLYVSGEESAQQLKLRADRIGIHSEQCLIYCDTDLDNILLKALQIAPDLLVIDSIQTVTTARSESSPGSISQIKECANLLLHFAKSSGIPVIVIGHINKEGSIAGPKILEHTVDTVLQFEGDKQHLYRILRSHKNRFGSTDDLGIYEMNSSGLVAVSNPSEHLISGNTEGLSGVVVACAVEGIRPIMIETQALVSSAIYNNPQRSTTGFDLRRLNMLLAVLEKRAGFKLIQKDVFLNITGGIKINDTAVDLAVLCAVLSSNLDIAVPSKTCMTGEVGLAGEIRAVSRIERRIAEAHRLGFTRILIPKANAKSLQQRSYDIEIVPCDRVDHAFRTLFSQRQ, encoded by the coding sequence ATGGCAAAGGTCAAGACTATATACAAGTGTAGTGCCTGTGGTGCTACCTACAGCCGCTGGCAAGGTCAGTGCAACGAGTGTCAGGAGTGGAATACGATCGAGGAGCAGCTAGCACAGCCTACGACACCCTCTGGGCGGACAACCCCAGCGCAGGAGATACAGCGTAAGCTCACGCAGATCCATGAGGGTGCTACGTGGGACGGACTGCACTCTGAGGAGGTGCGACCCATACAGCAGATTGAGGGAAGCGAGGAGAGTCGAGTAGATCTGCACGATGAGGAGCTCAACCGACTCCTCGGGGGCGGACTAGTGCCGGGTTCCTTTACCTTGCTGGGTGGCGAGCCGGGCATTGGTAAGTCTACGCTGATCTTTCAGACTGTCCTGCGCTGTCCAGAGCTCAAGACGCTCTACGTATCGGGCGAGGAGAGTGCTCAGCAGCTCAAGCTACGTGCCGACCGCATCGGCATACACTCGGAGCAGTGCCTCATCTACTGCGACACCGACCTGGACAACATACTCCTGAAGGCTCTACAGATAGCGCCTGATCTGCTGGTCATCGACAGTATTCAGACGGTCACGACCGCACGCTCCGAATCTTCACCAGGCTCCATCAGCCAGATTAAGGAGTGTGCCAACCTGCTCCTGCACTTTGCCAAGAGCAGTGGCATCCCTGTGATCGTCATTGGTCATATCAACAAAGAGGGCTCCATAGCGGGTCCGAAGATCTTGGAGCATACGGTAGACACGGTCTTGCAGTTTGAGGGCGACAAGCAGCATCTCTACCGCATCCTGCGCAGCCACAAGAACCGTTTCGGCTCTACCGACGACCTCGGCATCTACGAGATGAATAGCTCGGGACTGGTCGCCGTGAGCAATCCCTCGGAGCACCTTATCTCGGGCAATACGGAGGGTCTCAGTGGTGTCGTCGTCGCTTGTGCCGTGGAGGGTATTCGCCCGATCATGATCGAGACGCAAGCTTTGGTCAGTTCCGCTATCTACAACAACCCGCAGCGGTCCACCACGGGCTTTGATCTGAGGCGACTCAACATGTTGCTAGCGGTTTTGGAGAAGCGGGCCGGCTTTAAGCTGATCCAGAAGGATGTCTTCCTCAACATCACGGGTGGCATCAAGATCAACGACACCGCTGTGGATCTAGCCGTGCTCTGTGCCGTCCTCTCCTCCAATCTAGACATAGCCGTCCCCTCGAAGACCTGTATGACGGGCGAGGTGGGGCTGGCGGGCGAGATACGTGCCGTGAGCCGCATCGAGCGGCGCATAGCAGAGGCGCATCGCCTAGGCTTCACGAGGATCTTGATCCCCAAGGCGAATGCTAAGAGCCTGCAGCAACGCAGCTACGACATAGAGATCGTGCCGTGTGATCGGGTGGATCACGCCTTTAGGACGCTCTTTTCACAAAGACAATAG
- a CDS encoding dimethylarginine dimethylaminohydrolase family protein: protein MMDKQHERLTPHVTNETNQLRKVVLGLPHALGMPPTLEETYDAKSYQAVLRGDYPTEQAVVREMEGFLAILQRYGVEVYRPEPIEGCNQIFARDVSFVIDEHLFVAHMIPDRRREVDAFAPIYDLFEPSSIVHLPAEVRVEGGDVILYDDILFVGCCEPGAFGQFKTTRTNERAVDFFREFFPHKRVVPVPLYKHDQDPLRGVLHLDCAFQPVGRGFAVFYPEGVASREARGIIGEVFGKDKLLTITAEEAVEMHTNFFSLSPEVVCVEAGAERLQRYLREVAGMTVEEVPYCEISKQGGLLRCSTCPLERA from the coding sequence ATGATGGACAAACAACACGAACGACTCACACCTCACGTTACCAACGAAACAAACCAGCTCCGCAAGGTGGTCCTCGGGCTGCCCCATGCGCTCGGTATGCCACCGACCCTCGAGGAGACCTATGATGCGAAGAGCTACCAAGCGGTGTTGCGGGGAGACTACCCCACGGAGCAGGCTGTGGTGCGTGAGATGGAGGGCTTCCTCGCTATCCTACAGCGTTACGGCGTGGAGGTGTATCGTCCTGAGCCAATAGAGGGGTGCAATCAGATCTTCGCACGGGATGTCTCTTTCGTGATCGATGAGCACCTCTTTGTGGCACACATGATCCCCGATAGGAGACGAGAGGTCGATGCTTTCGCACCGATTTACGACCTCTTCGAGCCGAGTAGCATAGTGCATCTGCCCGCTGAGGTACGTGTCGAGGGGGGGGACGTGATCCTCTACGATGATATTCTCTTCGTGGGGTGCTGCGAGCCGGGTGCCTTTGGGCAGTTCAAAACTACGAGAACCAATGAGCGCGCGGTGGACTTCTTCCGTGAGTTCTTCCCGCACAAGCGTGTCGTCCCTGTACCACTATACAAGCATGATCAGGATCCTCTGCGTGGCGTGCTGCACTTAGACTGCGCCTTCCAACCGGTGGGGCGTGGCTTCGCCGTCTTTTATCCCGAGGGAGTCGCTTCGCGAGAGGCACGCGGGATCATTGGCGAGGTTTTTGGCAAGGACAAGCTGCTGACCATCACCGCTGAGGAGGCGGTCGAGATGCATACCAACTTTTTCTCCCTCTCTCCCGAAGTGGTCTGTGTCGAGGCGGGTGCCGAGCGTCTGCAACGCTACCTCCGTGAGGTGGCTGGCATGACCGTCGAGGAGGTGCCGTACTGTGAGATCTCCAAGCAGGGCGGCTTGCTGCGCTGCTCTACATGTCCTCTAGAGCGTGCATGA
- a CDS encoding class I SAM-dependent methyltransferase codes for MYKLYFPQKLMTKAQHNAYIKQMHRYDALMTGRSWWGHLFMNGLWQVDQLQMAAEVLAMIPDDFVGRLLDVPVGTAVFTCDKYKQLAKAQITALDYSEKMLEIAAHRFEAEGVTNVSLVQGDVGTMPFADGEFDYLLTMSGLQAFPDKERALREMHRVLKPGGRLCGCFYVRGEHRVGDWIARHILERKGYYCPPHYTATEAVALLRDLFGERISVHQYHAMLICSVIKDR; via the coding sequence ATGTACAAGCTGTATTTCCCGCAGAAACTGATGACCAAGGCTCAGCATAACGCATATATCAAGCAGATGCACCGCTACGATGCACTCATGACGGGACGCTCCTGGTGGGGGCATCTCTTTATGAATGGGCTCTGGCAGGTGGATCAGCTACAGATGGCGGCAGAGGTCTTGGCTATGATCCCCGATGACTTTGTGGGGCGGCTACTAGATGTGCCGGTGGGGACTGCGGTCTTCACCTGCGACAAATACAAGCAGCTTGCCAAGGCTCAGATCACTGCACTGGACTACTCCGAGAAGATGCTCGAGATAGCTGCTCACCGCTTTGAGGCGGAGGGGGTGACCAATGTATCGCTCGTGCAGGGCGATGTGGGGACGATGCCCTTTGCCGATGGGGAGTTTGACTATCTGCTCACGATGAGTGGCTTACAAGCTTTCCCCGACAAGGAGCGAGCCCTTCGTGAGATGCACCGTGTGCTGAAGCCTGGAGGGAGACTGTGTGGATGCTTTTACGTACGTGGGGAGCACCGCGTAGGCGACTGGATAGCTCGCCATATATTGGAGCGCAAGGGGTACTACTGCCCGCCACACTACACAGCGACAGAGGCGGTGGCACTTCTTCGAGACCTCTTTGGGGAGCGTATCTCCGTACATCAGTATCACGCTATGCTCATCTGCTCAGTAATCAAAGATAGGTAA